Sequence from the Nocardiopsis sp. YSL2 genome:
GACTGCATCGGCTTCCTCCGCCGCCTCAGCCAGCGCCATGAGCATGGGCAGGACCTCCTCGTCCGTGAGCACGAGCACGCTCCCCTCCACCTCGATGCCGGTGAACCCCGCGTCGAGCAGCAGCGCCCGCTGGTGCCGGGGCGCGCGTGCGTCGGGCATCCGATCGGCGTAGGACTGCAGGATGGAGCGGGTGACCCCGGAGTCGGCGGCGTCCACCATGTAGGCGTCCCAATCCTGTCCGACCAGGACGATACGGCCTCCGGGTGCCAGGACCCGGCGTGCCTCGGCCAAGGCTCTCCCGGGGTCGTCCAGGGAGTGGTAGACCTTTTCTGCCCGATAGCCCTGAGCGGAAGCGTCCGCAAGCGGGAGTTCGTAGGCGTCGCCCAGGCGGAGATCCGCGTCGGGGAGACGCGAACGCGCGGCGTCGAGCATCCGCTGGTCGAGATCGACCCCCACCACGTGCGGCCCTTCGGCGGCGATCTCGGCCACGGCCCGTCCGCCGCCGCAGCCAACGTCCACGACCATGTCCTCCGGTCCGCAGCGCAGCAGTTCTCGGACCCGCGCGCGAAGATCTCGGGCGAAGGGGGTGAGGTCGAAGCGGTCCAGTCGGGCGAGGAGTCGGTCCGTGTCGTAACGCTGGGGAGTCTGCATAGGGGCATCCTGCTCTCCTGCCCCCGTGGGTTCAACGTTTGGCGGAGAGCGGGCCCGGTCCGCTCAAGGCACGGAGATGGGGCCGCCGTGCGTGAACAGCGGGAACGACCCTCAGCCGGACTCACGGCCCGGTTCCCCGTCTCGGGCTCTGCCCAACGCCGCACACGCGCCCTCACACGAAGCGACTCCACCCACCCGAACCCGGTACCGACGACCAGGGCCGTGGCCAAGCTCAGGTGAGTAGTACCAGCTTCGATGACCACGCGAGCGCAACCGTGGACGACGACTCCCGTACCTCATCGAGGCGCCGCTCACCCGACACCCGCACCGCTTTGAACACCGAACCAGACCCGAACATCACCACCACCTCCAACGCCCAGGTGCGCGGCGAGGGCTTCTCCTCTGCTCTCACTCATGTTGAACGGGTCGACAACGGATCGACCCCCCGGAGTTTTCCCTACGGTTCC
This genomic interval carries:
- a CDS encoding methyltransferase domain-containing protein — translated: MQTPQRYDTDRLLARLDRFDLTPFARDLRARVRELLRCGPEDMVVDVGCGGGRAVAEIAAEGPHVVGVDLDQRMLDAARSRLPDADLRLGDAYELPLADASAQGYRAEKVYHSLDDPGRALAEARRVLAPGGRIVLVGQDWDAYMVDAADSGVTRSILQSYADRMPDARAPRHQRALLLDAGFTGIEVEGSVLVLTDEEVLPMLMALAEAAEEADAVSAEQAASWSEDQCERARTGRLFAAVPFFVVSAIRP